A genomic stretch from Pochonia chlamydosporia 170 chromosome 4, whole genome shotgun sequence includes:
- a CDS encoding flavin containing polyamine oxidase (similar to Neosartorya fischeri NRRL 181 XP_001257555.1) — MHLKHSTALAAIAAVCIQTTSAHVARNAPKDQTCRKASVAILGGGMAGITAAQALANNSVTDFVIIEYNNRVGGRATQRNFGKKKDGSPYVIEQGANWIQGLGNPGGPENPVWTLAKKYKLKNTYSNYSSILTYNETGYTDYSEILDEYDAAWTKASVKAGRMLAENIQDETTRAGLAMAGWNPKHSDMKRQAVEWWNWDWESALTPEDSSLIFGAAGDNLTFNQFSDENNLVIDPRGYRHIIEAEAATFLKKNDNRLLLKTQITNVTYSDDGVTIHNSDGSCISAAYAICTFSLGVLQNDVVAFKPQLPEWKRGAISKFSMGTYTKIFMQFNETFWPEDTQYFLYASPTKRGYYPVWQSLSTEGFMPGSNIIFATVVEDESYRVEQQTDEQTKKEALEVLRQMFPNVTVPEPIAFEYPRWTKTPWAYGSYSNWPIGTTLEMHQNLRANAGRLWFAGEATSAEYFGFLHGAWFEGMEAGSQVAALLKGQCAHVYNGTVCGGRHHYEVLHGTSPLEHYNVLNGWATSSFYASESDE, encoded by the exons AGGCGGTGGTATGGCTGGCATAACGGCTGCA CAAGCACTCGCGAATAACTCTGTTACCGACTTTGTTATCATCGAGTATAACAATCGCGTCGGCGGCCGTGCCACGCAGAGAAATTtcggcaagaagaaggatggttCGCCGTACGTGATTGAGCAGGGAGCAAATTGG ATTCAAGGCCTTGGCAATCCCGGTGGACCAG AAAATCCTGTTTGGACTTTG GCCAAAAAGTACAAACTCAAGAATACCTACTCCAACTACAGTTCCATTTTGACATATAATGAAACTGGATACACCGACTACAGTGAGATCCTGGATGAATACGACGCAGCATGGACCAAGGCATCTGTAAAAGCTGGCCGCATGCTCGCGGAGAATATCCAAGACGAGACTACGCGTGCTGGTCTCGCCATGGCCGGATGGAACCCGAAGCACAGTGACATGAAGCGTCAGGCAGTTGAATGGTGGAACTGGG ATTGGGAATCTGCTTTGACACCGGAAGATTCGTCCCTGATATTTGGTGCTGCCGGTGATAACCTCACCTTTAACCAGTTCAGCGACGAAAACAACCTCGTCATTGATCCCCGAGGATACAGACACATTATTGAAGCAGAAGCGGCAACATTCCTCAAGAAGAATGACAACCGACTCTTGCTCAAGACTCAAATCACCAACGTCACCTACTCAGACGACGGCGTCACCATTCACAATAGCGACGGTTCATGCATTTCCGCCGCATACGCAATCTGTACCTTCTCCCTTGGCGTTTTGCAAAACGACGTCGTGGCCTTCAAGCCCCAGCTCCCCGAGTGGAAGCGCGGCGCCATCTCCAAGTTCAGCATGGGAACATATACCAAGATCTTTATGCAATTCAACGAGACGTTCTGGCCAGAAGACACGCAGTACTTCTTGTATGCGTCTCCAACCAAGCGCGGATACTACCCCGTCTGGCAATCTCTCTCAACGGAAGGATTCATGCCCGGCTCAAACATCATATTTGCCACAGTCGTAGAAGACGAATCCTACAGAGTTGAACAGCAGACAGATGAGCAGACCAAGAAGGAAGCCCTAGAGGTTCTGCGACAAATGTTCCCTAACGTCACTGTCCCCGAGCCCATAGCATTCGAGTATCCCCGATGGACAAAGACGCCCTGGGCATATGGAAGCTACTCCAACTGGCCTATTGGCACCACGCTCGAAATGCACCAGAACCTGCGGGCGAACGCTGGCAGACTTTGGTTTGCAGGCGAGGCTACCAGTGCTGAATACTTTGGATTCCTGCACGGTGCTTGGTTCGAGGGCATGGAGGCTGGATCTCAAGTTGCTGCTTTGTTGAAGGGCCAGTGTGCGCATGTTTACAATGGTACGGTGTGTGGCGGCAGGCATCATTACGAGGTGCTTCACGGGACGTCGCCTCTGGAGCATTATAATGTTTTGAATGGCTGGGCTACGAGTAGCTTTTATGCGAGCGAATCGGATGAGTGA